CAGAGTCATCTGGAGGATTGAGCTTGATTTTTAAGCGTTGGGCCACCAAAAAGACAGCTGGATCAACAAAAAATGGCCGTGACTCTAACCCTAAGTATTTGGGTGTTAAAAAGTTTGGCGGAGAGGTACAATCTTGTGATCTGTCATATGACTTTCATGTTTTTTATTGTTTATGACAGTACAAAGTACTTTCTTTAATCACGTAAAAGTAATCAGACTTCGGAGATTTGTGTGTCCCTTCTGATCCCGTACCTGAACTCCTGAAGCAACTTGTCATTTTTGTTATTAGAACAAAAAGGTGAAAAAGATCTAAACTGTTCCTGAACATCAACATTTGCATCATTTTTTAGAAAGTGGAGCCAGGAAACATCATCGTCCGCCAAAGAGGAACCCGCTTCCATCCTGGGAACTACGTTGGCATGGGGAAGGACCATACTCTCTTCTGTCTGAAAGAAGGACATGTGCGATTCGAGCGCAACAAGCTGACTGGCAGGAAATGGGTTCATGTTGATCCTGTTGCTGGGCATGTGCTCCACCCTGTCTACACCAGTGATTCGACCCCTGCAGCTGAAATGGAGCCATTGTAATGGCTTTACATGGAATGAAGTAACATATGTTGCTAACAGCTTTCGTCCTTGCCTTGAGAGTGACTTCTCTAAAGAAACTTATTGCGATTAAGAGGTTTCTGGGTTGAATTTGCTTGCAATAAGGAACCTAACCATCATGTTCAGAACCCTTTTGTTTTTGGTTCTTGCTGTGGCTTAAAGTTGTTTGTTTTAAGTATCCTTTGTGATTTGTGGCATGAAGGTTGACAAACCTACATGATTTATGAACACACAGAAATTCTAAAAATGTTGCTTGGGCCGGGAAAGTCGAGATGCTTATTTTTCTTCGAAATACCTATGGAATAACCTATGTCACGGGAATTTGAGAGAACTTTGTAGGAGGGTTAATCCTTTGGCTTCAAGAGTTTCATATGATTGTTTttcatatatgatttaaaatattcTGCAATACGTAGGATTTTTATTCGAATTGATTCAGTTTCTGCAAAAGTCATCCAGAATTCGTTTGGTTCAAATGAAGTATTTCTTTGTTGCAATACATACTCTTCCCGCCCAATCACCCAATGATCCAAAGGAATATATGTGTGAGCACTTCCTTTATTGAAGTATAGTATCGGTTGTTTTAATTCCAACTCTTCACATTTTGGAATCTACCCTGGAAATGGCTATTTTGAAAGTTTTACTACTATTTTATTGTCATGTTATAACATTACATAGAAGTTAATTTGTCGGTCACTCCATCATCTTtttaataagttttttaaaagctAATAGTTAATTtttaataagttttttaaaagctaatacttaattaactgTGTATTAATCTATCGCTTCATTCTGTATGTAGTGTAAGTGTTCTCTACCCTAAAATGATATAAGTACGTCTTAAAACGCCATAGAAAAACTGGTTATCTTTATTACAACCTCTCATCTTTTTGCTTTTGCTTATacttataagccaaaatttaaattttcaaccttaaatttggagttgattttgaggtttttcatcaaaatttattttttagtttttgcttttagatcactaaggCCCTGTTCGTTTCTTATGTAAGGAGAGGGTTAAATTGTGaatactcgtggcacgcttttaaaactgctaaacgatgcgtttcgtgcgaaaactttctatatgaaagttgctctaaaatattagattaatctattttttcagtttatataataattaaaactcaattaatcacatattattaccacatcgttttgcgtgaaacacttaatctttatcttcatcttcaggagattcaaacaccacctagaaacacgtatataaaagttttgttcacaaattatttttcgtttgcaaatatgcaattttgcttaggctgtgtttagtttatcgcaaagtttggattttggttgaaattagagatgatgtaactgaaaagttatgtgtgcatgacaggttgatatgatggaaaaggactgaagtttggatctaaactttggatctaaacacagccttaatcccCAAATAAACCAAACGATGGGGGCCTTAGTTTCTTCAACatgttaaaattaaaaaatatatttatacaaCTATAAACataaacaaacacacacacacaccacgtTAAAattccgagagagagagaaccgaTGCGAAAAGAGCGATCCCCTCCCGCGTCTTTCAAACGGAGCCGCGCCCCGGATTCCCCTCCATTCCCGGGGGTTTCCAGATTCCCAGCGAGGGaagaagcaagcaagcaaaaaaaaaaaaaaaaaaaaaaaaaaaaaaaaaaaaaaacggaggcGAGCGCGAGCGCTGCGCATCCCAGATGGACGGCGGATCGGGTGCCAGCGCCAACCGCCTCGCCGAATCCAGGCCGTCCATTCCTCCGCTCGGTCGGGCGCCCCGCATCCTATTAAGCCTGAGCCCcacccaccccccacccccgaaccctcgccctcctcctcaccccgcgcaccccctccacctcgccgccgccgccaccgccgccgactcgcCGGGGCTCGCCGCCACCGGTGGTGGGGGGGAGCTCGACCTCCTCGCCCCACGCGCGCGTCCGGACGCCGTCGTTCTGGGCGCGGGAGAGATCCGTCCGTCGCCCCCCGCTGGGCTTGCGCCATCCTCTCGCCGGGTAAGccctaggttttttttttttttggtccgaTCGATTCCGCCGCGCTCCTAGCCGCGGGTGAGGCAGGAATCGGGGTGGTTGCGGGGGGCTCGTCGTGCGGTCGAGGGATTTGGTTGTTCCTAGTAGGAGGGGTTGTACTTGTTCATCCCGTCGATCCAGTGGAGGCGCGTGGGAGATCTCGGTTGGGGGTTTCCGTGGGCTCCGTGGGTTGCCGCTCGCGGTGCAGCGGCGGGAtgtggatggggatggggatggcgTGGTGGGCCGTAGGTGCGAGCAACCCTagacggattttttttttgtggccaTTTTAGGGTTTACgggaatggattttttttttaccgaacAAGAGATGTACTCTGAAAATTGCTGTCTTTTCGTAGCGAGGGGCCTATAGGATCATTGAAGCCTTAGGGACTTAGGGTTTGGGCTGCTTGCAGCTGTATTTCTCATTTGTAAACATTAGACTTCCGTGTCTGCTGTGGGAGGATGAAAGAATTGACTTGGGAGCTGAGTTCTATTAGGTTCACTGGTTTTGTGGAGTAATGTTTGGAAATAATCTGAGGGAGTATAAGGCTGCTCCATCGCAGTGCCACGTGTAGCATTCGGTTCGAATTTGTCATTTGTGTAATGTTTCTTAGCAGTTACTTTTTATTTTGGAAGTTGGTTCTCCCAAAAAACTTGTGTCCTATCTGGTTTATTTGAAGGTATCTTAGGACAACAAGACGATTAGATGCAAAAGTTGAAAGTAGGGGCATTAACATAAACCTTGTTGGGTGCAGAATATGGTAATTTTATACGTATTAATTGCGTACGTACCGTTTCCACAAAATTGTTCATGTAGTAATAAATAACTGCCAAAGAAAGCTGATGTGACTCCATGAATGAATGTATACTACGCTATATCTGCTGTATTGATTGCTGTAGCAATCCATTCGTTTTCAGTATTGTGTTGGTGCATTGTTTGCAAAAGCAAatcatatttattaatttttcatTATTGAGTTGCAGCTTGCAaatgtgtatgtatgtacatattgTGAGAGAAAGTAGGCATGTCTGAACTCTCAGCATGATTATTGTCATAAGAAAAATGTTATCgttgtttttctctctttttgggTAACTGTTTGTGTTTATGGTTATCAGTTCTATATTATAAATTTGTTCAGGCTGGAATTAGGCTGACCAAATCCTTGTTTTGAAATTCGaattatattgatatatatctTGTACGGTCATTgcattttttattgttttgctTTATAGGCTGGCTTcattacgtactccctccgtcccaaaaaaacttaacctaggCAAGGATGTGACATCTCCTAgcacaataaatctggacagccctttgtccagattcgttgtactagaaaatgtcacatcccttcctaggtttagtttttttgggacggagggagtaaacttGTCTATGTTAAAGTTTGGAATATCCAAAGGTCCTCAACTAGTATGTGCTATTTTCTTGACCTTAACATGGAACTATacatgacctttttttttcctattttactGAATAAGATGATTGTTTGTTTGCGGTTTCCTAAATGTACTTAACTGTTGGTATTGTTGTGAAGATGTGATGGAATTAGTATTGTGGTATTACATCTATGTGGTAGACAGCTTTTTGGGTTTGCAGGAATGAAGTACATAAATATCTGTTTGGTGCTGTGGTACAACAATGTAAATAGTTTATTGCAGTGACAATGTTGCACTGTTGCATGCATTTTTGTTAGGATCATGGTTGTCTGTTGCCTTGTTATGCCATTAACAAATCTAGAATAAGTGAAGCAGCTTAAAGTTATGTTCTTGTGCTCTTAAGAGCAAACATTTAAGAGGAATAATAGCATTCTGTGTTCAAACTATATTTTAGAACCTTTGCCCTTGCTTAAATAGTTCCTGTACATTAAAATAAACTTGTGAAATAATTCACTAACTAATTATGGATTGATTTGTTTCATGCAGTTCACTGGGTTAATGTGAGCTTCTTGATAAAATATGGCGGATAATGGTAATGCAAAGCCAGGTGGTGGGGGATCTGGAGCTTATACAATCAACCTAGATAACTTCAGTAAGCGGCTGAAGGTGTTCTATGACCATTGGAAAGAGCATAATTCTGATCTATGGGGTTCTTCTAACGCTATTGCAATTGCTACTCCACCCCCGTCTGAAGATCTTCGTTATTTGAAGTCGTCAGCTCTGGACGTCTGGCTACTTGGATATGAATTTCCAGAAACCATAATTGTCTTCATGCACAAGCAAATACATTTCTTATGCAGTCAAAAGAAAGCAAATCTCATTGGCACCCTCAAGAAGGCTGCAAATGATGCTGTTGGTGCTGATATTGTCTTGCATGTGAAAGCTAAGAATGACAGTGGTGTTGGCTTAATGGAGGACATAGTGCGTGCTGTCTGTGCTCAGTCAAAATCAGATGACCCAATTGTTGGTCACATCGCAAAAGAGGCACCTGAGGGTAAGCTCCTTGAAGCTTGGGCAGACAAATTGTCTAGCTCATCTGTGCAACTTACAGATATAACGAATGGCTTCTCTGAGCTTTTTGCTATGAAGGATACCTCAGAGATCACATGTGTGAAGAAGGCCTCCTACCTAACCTCATCTGTAATGAAAAATTTTGTGGTTCCGAAGCTAGAGAAGGTGATTGATGAAGAGAGGAAAGTGACACACTCTTCATTGATGGATGAGACAGAAAAGGCTATTCTTGATCCTCTTAAGGTCAAAGTGAAGTTGAAGGCTGAAAATGTTGACATATGCTATCCTCCTGTATTTCAAAGTGGAGGGAAGTTTGACCTCAAGCCAGGTGCCTCAAGCAATGATGATTATCTTTACTATGACTCTGCAAGTGTTATCATATGTGCAATTGGGGCCAGATATGGAAATTATTGCTCCAATATGGCCAGAACATTTCTGATAGATGCTACTCCTACACAGATCAAGGCGTATGAAACTCTTATGAAAGCTCATGAAGCTGCTCTAGAAGCATTGAAGCCAGGGAATCGGATGAGTGCGGTTTATCAGGCTGCAGTTGACGTTATTGAGAAGAATGCCCCTGAACTACTTCGTAATCTAACGAAGTCTGCTGGTACAGGAATTGGTCTTGAATTCCGAGAGTCTGGCTTAAACTTGAATCCCAAGAATGACCGTATCATAAAAGCAGGAATGGTTTTCAATGTCTCCCTTGGTTTGCATAATCTTCAAGCAGAAAAAAAGAGTGAGAAGACAAAACAATACTCTCTTTTGTTGGCTGATACATGTTTAGTGCCATTGGAGAACTTAACAGCATCATGCTCCAAGCTTGTTAAGGATGTTGCTTATTCGTTTAATGACGAGGATGAAGTTCTTCCTGTCAAAAAGGTGGAGGTTAATGCAAAGGAGGCATTGCCACCAACAAAGGCCACACTTAGGTCAGACAACCAGGAGATGTCCAAGGAAGAGCTCCGGAGACAACACCAGGCTGAACTTGCTCGTCAAAAGAATGAAGAGACTGCTAGAAGGCTTGCTGGGGTTGGCTCTGGTTCTGGTGATGGGCGTGGTCCCTCAAGGTCATCAAATGAGCTTGTTGCATATAAGAATGTTAATGATGTTCCATATGCAAGAGAGTTGGTCATACAAGTAGATCAGAAGAATGAAGCTGTCCTCTTACCTATTTATGGCAGCATGGTTCCTTTCCATGTTTCTACTGTTAAGAGTGTCACAAGTCACCAAGACAACCGCACTTGCACTATCCGCATCTTCTTCAATGTGCCTGGCATGCCATTCTCAAACGATAGCAATCTGAAGTCGCAAGGGGCTATCTACTTGAAGGAGATCACGTTCCGCTCGAAAGATCCACGACATAGCAGTGAAGTTGTTCAGCAAATCAAAACGTTGAGGCGGCAAGTTGCTTCAAGGGAGTCAGAGAGAGCTGAAAGAGCCACCCTTGTTACTCAGGAGAAACTCCAGTTGACAAGCAACAGAAACAAGCCAGTGAGACTTTCTGATGTGTGGATAAGGCCTGCATTTGGTGGACGTGGGCGGAAGCTTACAGGAACTCTTGAGTCCCATGTCAATGGTTTTAGATATTCTACTTCAAGGGCTGATGAGCGTGTGGATATCATGTATGGGAATGTAAAGCATGCCTTCTTCCAGCCAGCAGAAAAAGAAATGATTACACTCCTTCATTTCCATTTGCACAATCATATTATGGTTGGAAACAAGAAGACAAAGGATGTTCAATTTTATGTTGAGGTGATGGATGTTGTTCAGACTCTTGGTGGGAATAGGAGATCAGCTCTTGATCCTGATGAAATTGAAGAAGAGCAGCGTGAGAGGGACCGAAAGAATAGAATAAACATGGATTTCCAGAACTTTGTGAACAAGGTTAATGATCACTGGTCGCAGCCACAATTCAAGGGGCTGGATCTTGAGTTTGATGTCCCTCTTAGAGAGCTTGGATTCCATGGTGTTCCATATAAAGCTTCAGCTTTCATCATTCCAACTTCGACTTGTTTGGTTGAACTAATAGAGACACCCTTCCTGGTGGTGACCCTGAGTGAGATAGAGATTGTTAATTTGGAGAGGGTGGGCTTTGGGACAAAGAACTTTGACATGGCTATCGTGTTCAAGGATTTCAAGAAGGATGTTCTTCGCATTGATTCCATACCATCAACATCACTTGATGCAATAAAGGAGTGGCTTGACACGACTGACCTCAAGTACTATGAGAGCAGGCTGAACCTTAACTGGCGTCCTATTCTGAAAACTATCATCGATGATCCTCAGAAATTCATTGATGACGGTGGCTGGGAATTCTTGAATATGGAAGCAAGTGATTCAGAAACAGAGGAAACAGAGGAATCTGATCAGGGCTACGAGCCTTCTGATGCTGAGCCTGAGTCTGAATCAGAAGATGAAGATTCTGACAGCGAGTCCTTGGTGGAATCagatgaggatgatgaggacgatTCTGAAGAAGACTCTGAGGAAGAGAAGGGTAAGACCTGGGAGGAGCTGGAACGGGAGGCAAGCAATGCAGACAGGGAGAATGGTGCGGAGTCGGACAGCGAAgaagagaggaggcggcgcaaGGTGAAGACCTTCAGCAAGTCCCGTCCACCACCGGAGCGCAGCAGCTTCAAGGGAGGACCCTCAAAGAAGCCGAAGTTCAGGTAAATCTAACGGTGCTTCGCCAGGCCTGGCTGCTTCCTGAATGCGCGCCCTTTTTGAGGGGCATGGTGTGCTTGGCTGTAAGCAGAAGCGCTCCTAGCTGTTTCTCTAGATCATTACGACACTTTGTTTCCGTAGTAGCGTACTGCAGTTAGCTGAAAGGGCGGTCGGACTTTGGTGAACTCCATAGTTGATGAAATGAACTGTAAAGACTCTTGCCATCTAGGGGAAACCCAAGTTGATTCATTAGTTGTATCCTCATTGATGTAATGTTTTGTTTCCTGGGTAGAATGTTGACCTCCAGAATGTATAATATTTATGTTGGCGGACGTATCTTGTGCAGATGGCAATGCTGCAGCCTCAGTTGTGTATTTCTGTCAGTTGCGTCTTATAGCTCCGTTCCGTTCTCTCGACAAACGGGTGCTATGTTAGGTTCTGTCAGTGCTCTGAAATGTAATGTGTTTCCTAAAATACGGTGTAGTTTCTGTGGGACAATATTACCATCTTCAATGCGACAACGGTGCATGCAGGAATGTAAATGGATCGGGCAATTGAATTTTATGCTATCACATGTAGCAAATAAATTATCAGGAAGGTTTTTATGGGGGTAGTACTGGGACTGCTCACATCCCTAGATGCAGATTACGGACAAATGCACTTGTCTGCCTGTTGAGATTACAgattacaacttttttttttcattcggaGGCTCAAAACTGTTACGACGAGTTGATCTTGATGTCAAATCTTCTTCCCGGACAACCAGTGGCTATAGAACGCAAGCGTCTCCTTGGGCTTGTACTCCGGGACAGTGTGTCCAGCTCCCTGAAACGTCGGCACATGTTGTTAACATCATCAAATAGTACAGCTTCAAAAGCTAACCACAAGCGAAAATAGATGTGTTCATTCCAATGGATTGTTTGTTTAGACAGTTGTGGTTTAGCCTGAACTTGCTAATGCATGACTGAAAACCGTCCAGTGTttgctaaagaaaaaaaaaaaaacacatgttgAGTGAGCAACATCCTTTTGGTACAGAACATGCAGCTTATCTACTGGAAAAGAAATCTGGTCACTTACCTTTATGGTGAGGAAAGTGAGATTGTGTTCATAACCTTGTGTATATCTGCAATGGCAATATCGCTCTAGTGAGGAAAACTTGTCAAGACATTCTCTCTTAATTTCTTGCTTCCTCAAGTAAAAAAATGTAAACAGAAGTCTTATCTACAATCTGCACATATACTTCTAAAATTCTAGGTAGAAAAGTATGAGTTAAGCTGAACTGAGCTAATATCTAGATGTGACATAACTCCTGAAAAGGTATATGAAGAACTGATGATTCCTATGAAGAAAGGATGAGAACATACCCAGCGACTTGCCCTCCAAAGTACCATGGTCGCCAATGATCAATTACTCGGTATCCCATGGATCTAACCCATGCTTCCGTTCCGACATAGGGAATACAGAGATCATGATCTCCACTACAAAAAACAGAATGATCAGTAGTTGGttctcattttatttttttcaaagacaagcacaaatttgaattttaggcCTCttcagggtttcccaaaccgacggtaaccgcgcggttaccgcggttattgggcttaccgcggggtacggtaatataaataccgcggtaacctccttaaattcaaataaatttaaaaaataatttgaatttttgataaattttgcacggttttgtacggtttttcacggttaccgcgcggtaaccttACTTACCGTCGGagcgcggtaaccccggcccgAGCGGTTTAGGAAACCCTGGGCCTCTTAGGCTGAAGCAAGGTTCAGAAACCGTTGATAATCCCTAACCCATATAAGTTGGATTCCAAACAACCCAACTTGGTACTCCAATTATTTTCAATCCAAATGAGCAATAATTGTAGTACTATTTGTTATTTGTAGCTAAAAATTCTGGCATTCTGCACCAAGGTTATTAATaggaatttaatttaatttaatgtgTAGCTTTTTTTATAGGAATTTAGCACTTTAAATCACTCAATTTTCAAATTACAATCTTAATGGTCTGTTGCATACCTGTAAATAAGTGCGCGATATCCCATGGCTGTGAACTTCTTGTGGTACTTCACCATGCTGTCTCCAGTATCATGGTAGTACTCTATTCTTGCAGTATACAGTTCCCATGACCCAATTAAGCTTTTCTGATGTGCCATTTTAACAAGGTAGTTCCCCACAAAGAGAAGAAAGTGAGGTGTAAATTTTAAGATAAATTCAAAATGAAACCTTTGGTTCCTCGTCTATCATACCGGTTCCGCGTGAATGGCAGCTCTTACATCTTCATCATCCAGCCATGCATTAGCAAGTTCGTCGCTCTACAAGTACATGGAAATGTTGATTTGTTAAACACATGAAACAAAATGTTTTATCTGTTGACGAAATTAGGCACCCGAATTCTAATAATTTGGAACGAAACACAGCTAAATGTTTGATCTACAAAATCAAAATGATGAAATTTGAGACATATTAAACTACCACTCCAATTTACACACCGTGCAGGGGAGTGATCTACCACCAAGTTCAGGCCACATCGTCATGCGTCCACGAGTCACAGGAGCACGGAGAGGCCAAGAGCGGCCAGCCATTCGCTTTCTCACTGGAAATCGCTTCTCTGTCTCACCTAGCTTTCTAAAACTTGATGGCAAGCTGCTGTTCTTGAACTCTAATTCTTGAATTTCAGGGTGATGGTAGCAGGGAGCAAGGATGTTGTACTTGTTCAGGTCCTTGAGTTCCTGCAGTTGCCAGTAATGGAGCGTTTACCAAATTTGTAGGATTGTGCtacattgttttgtttacatgtGCTGGCACAGGGAAGTTACCCAATGCACTCTGTCTATCTTTTCTTGGCACAGATTATTAACTTTGCCCCAAAATGTACCATGGCATGCAGTACTTGCATCCTGCAAGAAAGCAACTCAAATCATTTTTTAGCTTTGTTAACTTTCATCAGATTTTTTTCTGTGTTGTCTATCTCCTCTGACATTACCAGTGAGCACAACCCTCGTTTAACATATTCTTTTAGACAGAAGTATTTAGACAGATTCTTTTACTGTTTTGAGGTGAAAGAGCACAAGAGCGGAGGCATTGATTTCTTGACCTCAAACAATTCGGTTGAGATGAGACCCATCCCATGTGCAAACGGCACAAACGAATTGAAATCATAGTCCTGATCAGTTGCTCCATTGCCAATTAGATATCCCTGAAAAATAACCTTTAAATTGTGAGCCCAAAGACAATTTTCGCATGCATGTAGAGTTGTTGTATGACGTCATCTCCCGACAAATGAAAATGGGAGGACCTTAAAATTGATTCTTGGCTTCAGATCCTTTTCTATCCCTGTCAGGACATAAACAACATAAGTAGGaaacttttgataataatagtttctatatatattttttactgaCAAACTCAACCTTTTACAACTTCATCAGCTAGTGTTGGAATGTAGATCCCTGCAAATGACTCTCCCGACATGTAGAACGGATTTGACTGGAACTCAGGGTATAACTCAAACCACTGCAACAATGCATAGAATCAACATAAAAATTTTCC
This window of the Oryza sativa Japonica Group chromosome 4, ASM3414082v1 genome carries:
- the LOC4335476 gene encoding uncharacterized protein, which translates into the protein MALALGSLRLLTDLSLYLRYSLNDKIYLIAESSGGLSLIFKRWATKKTAGSTKNGRDSNPKYLGVKKFGGEKVEPGNIIVRQRGTRFHPGNYVGMGKDHTLFCLKEGHVRFERNKLTGRKWVHVDPVAGHVLHPVYTSDSTPAAEMEPL
- the LOC4335478 gene encoding fACT complex subunit SPT16; its protein translation is MADNGNAKPGGGGSGAYTINLDNFSKRLKVFYDHWKEHNSDLWGSSNAIAIATPPPSEDLRYLKSSALDVWLLGYEFPETIIVFMHKQIHFLCSQKKANLIGTLKKAANDAVGADIVLHVKAKNDSGVGLMEDIVRAVCAQSKSDDPIVGHIAKEAPEGKLLEAWADKLSSSSVQLTDITNGFSELFAMKDTSEITCVKKASYLTSSVMKNFVVPKLEKVIDEERKVTHSSLMDETEKAILDPLKVKVKLKAENVDICYPPVFQSGGKFDLKPGASSNDDYLYYDSASVIICAIGARYGNYCSNMARTFLIDATPTQIKAYETLMKAHEAALEALKPGNRMSAVYQAAVDVIEKNAPELLRNLTKSAGTGIGLEFRESGLNLNPKNDRIIKAGMVFNVSLGLHNLQAEKKSEKTKQYSLLLADTCLVPLENLTASCSKLVKDVAYSFNDEDEVLPVKKVEVNAKEALPPTKATLRSDNQEMSKEELRRQHQAELARQKNEETARRLAGVGSGSGDGRGPSRSSNELVAYKNVNDVPYARELVIQVDQKNEAVLLPIYGSMVPFHVSTVKSVTSHQDNRTCTIRIFFNVPGMPFSNDSNLKSQGAIYLKEITFRSKDPRHSSEVVQQIKTLRRQVASRESERAERATLVTQEKLQLTSNRNKPVRLSDVWIRPAFGGRGRKLTGTLESHVNGFRYSTSRADERVDIMYGNVKHAFFQPAEKEMITLLHFHLHNHIMVGNKKTKDVQFYVEVMDVVQTLGGNRRSALDPDEIEEEQRERDRKNRINMDFQNFVNKVNDHWSQPQFKGLDLEFDVPLRELGFHGVPYKASAFIIPTSTCLVELIETPFLVVTLSEIEIVNLERVGFGTKNFDMAIVFKDFKKDVLRIDSIPSTSLDAIKEWLDTTDLKYYESRLNLNWRPILKTIIDDPQKFIDDGGWEFLNMEASDSETEETEESDQGYEPSDAEPESESEDEDSDSESLVESDEDDEDDSEEDSEEEKGKTWEELEREASNADRENGAESDSEEERRRRKVKTFSKSRPPPERSSFKGGPSKKPKFR
- the LOC4335479 gene encoding serine carboxypeptidase 1 precursor produces the protein MPRTAAAAAAAPPPLLLLSAAAAIAIAIAVAVAAPDGHLVASLPGFHGAFPSKHYSGYVTVDEGSGRRLFYYLVTSERDAAADPVVLWLNGGPGCSSLDGFVYENGPFNFERGSDPGGLPNLELNPYSWSKVSNVVYLDSPAGVGMSYSLNKSDYTTGDLKTAADAHTFLLKWFELYPEFQSNPFYMSGESFAGIYIPTLADEVVKGIEKDLKPRINFKGYLIGNGATDQDYDFNSFVPFAHGMGLISTELFEDASTACHGTFWGKVNNLCQEKIDRVHWELKDLNKYNILAPCYHHPEIQELEFKNSSLPSSFRKLGETEKRFPVRKRMAGRSWPLRAPVTRGRMTMWPELGGRSLPCTSDELANAWLDDEDVRAAIHAEPKSLIGSWELYTARIEYYHDTGDSMVKYHKKFTAMGYRALIYSGDHDLCIPYVGTEAWVRSMGYRVIDHWRPWYFGGQVAGYTQGYEHNLTFLTIKGAGHTVPEYKPKETLAFYSHWLSGKKI